One window of the Paramagnetospirillum magnetotacticum MS-1 genome contains the following:
- the pal gene encoding peptidoglycan-associated lipoprotein Pal, whose amino-acid sequence MKLRFLTIVAAAALLAACESAPSDTANKGGTGITTPPASSGIVKGSKEDFVANVGDRVFFDFDKSSLRADAKATLDKQAAWLKAYPNYSLTVEGHADERGTREYNLALGEKRANSVAEYLKAAGVAAARVKTVSYGKERPVALGSNEAAWSQNRRGVTVLN is encoded by the coding sequence ATGAAACTGCGTTTCCTGACCATCGTTGCCGCCGCCGCTCTGCTGGCCGCTTGCGAATCCGCTCCTTCCGACACCGCCAACAAGGGCGGCACCGGCATCACCACCCCGCCGGCCTCGTCTGGTATCGTCAAGGGCTCGAAGGAAGATTTCGTCGCTAACGTCGGCGACCGTGTCTTCTTCGACTTCGACAAGTCCAGCCTGCGCGCTGACGCCAAGGCCACCCTGGACAAGCAGGCTGCTTGGCTGAAGGCCTATCCGAACTACTCGCTGACCGTCGAAGGCCATGCCGACGAGCGCGGCACCCGCGAGTACAACCTGGCTCTGGGTGAGAAGCGTGCCAATTCGGTCGCCGAATACCTGAAGGCCGCTGGCGTTGCCGCTGCCCGCGTCAAGACCGTCTCCTACGGCAAGGAGCGCCCCGTCGCTCTGGGCTCGAACGAGGCCGCCTGGTCGCAGAACCGTCGTGGCGTGACCGTCCTGAACTAA